The nucleotide window ACGGAAGTGGGCAGCACCCCGCCGTGCCGGCCCAGGAGTCTGGCGACCATGACGCGGAGCAGGCTGTCCGCCGCGAGGGCGTTGCCCTCCTCGGCGGCGCGGTGGATCTCGGTGATCAGCCGGGCCGCGTGCGGGTCCGGCACGCTGCTCTCGGCGAAGCCGACGGTTCCGCGCAAATTGGTCATGTCGGCCGCGATGTCGTTGATCACCTGCGCGGAAGGGTAGAGCGTGGCGTACACCCAGCCCTCCGGGACACCGGCACGGGCGGTGTGCGGAACCTCCGGATTGATCATGACCACGGCGCCGGGGCCGGCGTGCACGGTGCCGCCGGGCAGGCCGACGTCCTCGACACCGCGCGTGATCGTGCCGAAGACGTAGCCCTCGTGGGTGTGGCGCCGGAAGGTGTGGCGGACGTAGCGGGCCCGCAGGAGATCGAGTTCGGGCAGCTCCGCGTACTGCCAGTACCGCGCCCACTCCTTCTCCGCCCCCGCTGCCATAGGCGCATTCTCTCAGGTCCGGGGGCCGCCCCGCAGATCATGTCACCGCCATGGCCCGCCGTCACCGGCCGTTGTCAGTGGCGAGGTGCACGATGGGGGACATGGCCGGTACCGCACTCGACTCCTTCTCCCCCGCGACCCGCAGCTGGTTCACGGGAGCCTTCAGCGCGCCCACTGCGGCGCAGGAGGGGGCGTGGCGGGCCATCGCCGAGGGTTCGGACGTGCTGGTGGTCGCGCCGACGGGATCGGGCAAGACCCTCGCCGCGTTCCTGGCCTCGCTGGACAGGCTGGCCGCCGTCCCCCCGCCCGCCGAGGCCAAGAAGCGCTGCCGCGTGCTGTACGTGTCCCCGCTCAAGGCCCTCGCCGTGGACGTGGAGCGCAACCTCCGTTCACCTCTGACGGGCATCCGCCAGGAGTCCGTACGTCTGGGACTTCCCGAGCCCGAGGTGCGCGTCGGGATCCGCTCGGGCGACACCCCGCCCGCCGAGCGCCGCTCCATGGCGACCAGGCCTCCCGACATCCTGATCACCACACCCGAATCACTGTTCCTGATGCTCACGTCCTCGGCCCGGGAGGCCCTCGCGGGCGTCGAGACGGTGATCCTCGACGAGGTGCACGCCGTCGCCGGCACCAAGCGCGGCGCCCACCTCGCCGTCTCCCTGGAGCGTCTCGACGAGCTGCTGCCCCGGCCCGCACGACGGATCGGGCTGTCGGCGACGGTCCGCCCGGTCGACGAGGTGGCACGCTTCCTGTCGCCGCAGCGGAAGGTGGAGATCGTCCAGCCGCCGTCCACCAAGCAGTTCGACCTGTCGGTGGTCGTGCCCGTCGAGGATCTGGGCGAGCTCGGTGGCTCCCCCGCCACGGACGGTGGGGCCGACCAGGCCGAGAAGCCCTCGATCTGGCCGCACGTCGAGGAACGGATCGCCGATCTCGTCCAGTCCCACCGCTCCACCATCGTCTTCGCCAACTCCCGCCGCCTCGCGGAACGGCTCTGCAACCGGCTCAACGAGATCGCGTACGAGCGGGCGACCGGCACCGCGTTCGACGAGCACACCGCCCCGTTGCCCGAGGCCCACTCCCCCGCCGAGATCATGGCCCAGTCGGGTGCCGCCAAGGGCGCCCCGGCACTGCTCGCCCGCGCCCACCACGGATCGGTGTCCAAAGAGCAGCGCGCCCAGGTCGAGGAGGACCTCAAGGCTGGACGACTACCCGCCGTCGTCGCCACGTCCAGCCTGGAGCTCGGCATCGACATGGGGGCGGTCGACCTCGTGATCCAGGTCGAGTCCCCGCCGTCCGTCGCCTCCGGACTGCAGCGCGTGGGCCGCGCCGGACACCAGGTGGGGGCCGTCTCCACCGGAGTGGTCTTCCCCAAGTACCGGGGCGACCTGGTCCAGGCGGCCGTCGTCACCGAGCGCATGCGCGTGGGCGCCATCGAAGCCCTCCGGGTCCCGTCCAACCCCCTGGACGTCCTCGCCCAGCAACTGGTCGCCATCGTCGCCCTGGACACCTGGCAGGCCGACGACCTGCTCGCCCTGGCCCGCCGTGCCGCCCCCTTCGCCTCCCTCCCGGAATCCGCGTTCACGGCCGTGCTCGACATGCTCGCCGGCCGCTATCCGTCCGACGCCTTCGCGGAACTGCGCCCCCGCGTGGTGTGGGACCGCGTCGCCGGTACGGTCACGGGCCGCCCGGGCGCCCAGAGGCTCGCCGTCACATCCGGCGGGACCATCCCCGACCGAGGACTCTTCGGCGTCTTCCTCGCCGGAGCCGACCCCAAGAAGGGCGGGGGGCGCGTCGGCGAGCTGGACGAGGAAATGGTCTACGAGTCCCGGGTCGGCGATGTCTTCACCCTGGGCACCACGTCCTGGCGCATCCAGGACATCACCCGGGACCGCGTCCTGGTCACCCCGGCACCGGGAGTCCCCGGCCGGCTGCCGTTCTGGAAGGGCGACCAGCTCGGCCGCCCCCTGGAGCTCGGCCGCGCGCTGGGCGCGTTCCTCCGGGAGATCGGCGGACTCTCCGCAGAGGACGCCAGGGCCAGACTGCGCGCCGCCGGTCTGGACGACTGGGCGGCCGACAACATCCTGTCCTACCTGGAGGAACAGGTCCGGGCCTGCGGTCACGTCCCGGACGACCGCACCATCCTGGTCGAGCGGTTCCGCGACGAACTGGGCGACTGGCGGGTGGTCGTGCACTCCCCCTTCGGGGCTCAGGTCCACGCTCCCTGGGCACTGGCCCTCTCCGCCCGGCTCGGCGAGCGGTACGGGATGGACGCCCAGGTCATGCATGCCGACGACGGCATCGTGCTGCGCCTCCCCGACGCCGACCTGATGGGTCTCGATCTCCTGGACTTCGGTCCGGCCGACCCGTCCCAGGAACCCGTCAGCGGCGCCGGCGAGCGGGGCCTCGGGCTGCCGGACGCGGCCTTCGACAGCGAGCAGGCACCGGTCGGCGCGGCCGACGTCGTCTTCGACAAGGGGGAGATCGGTCAGCTCGTCACCGACCAGGTGGGCGGCTCCGCGCTCTTCGCCTCACGGTTCCGCGAGTGCGCGGCACGCGCGCTGCTGCTCCCCCGGCGCAGCCCCGGTAAACGCACACCCCTCTGGCAGCAGCGCCAGCGTGCGTCCCAGCTGCTCCAGGTCGCTTCCGAGTTCGGTTCGTTCCCGATCGTCCTCGAGGCGGTCCGCGAATGCCTCCAGGACGTCTTCGACGTCCCGGGCCTCACCGAACTGATGGGTGATCTCGAAGCCCGGCGTATCCGCCTCGTCGAGGTGACCACCCAGGAACCCTCCCCGTTCGCCCGCTCCCTCCTCTTCGGCTACGTCGCACAGTTCCTTTACGAGGGTGACTCGCCCCTCGCCGAGCGGCGGGCGGCCGCCCTCTCGCTCGATTCACATCTCCTGGCCGAGCTGCTCGGCCAGGCGGAACTGCGTGAACTCCTGGACCCCGAAGTGCTCACCGAGCTGGAGCAGGAGCTCCAGTGGCTGACCGAGGACCGGAAGATCAAGGACGTGGAGGGAGTCGCCGACCTCCTGCGCGTCCTGGGCCCCCTGACCGATACGGAGCTGGCCGAGCGCGGTGCGCAGCCGCGGTGGGCGCCGGACCTGGTGTCGGCCCGCCGGGCGATCCAGGTCCGCATCGCCGGAGCCCCCCACTGGGCGGCTGTCGAGGACGCGGGCCGTTTGCGCGACGCGCTGGGCACCGCGCTCCCCGTCGGAGTCCCCGAGGCGTTCACCGAACCGGTCAAGGACCCCCTTGGCGACCTTCTCGCCCGCCACGCCCGTACGCACGGCCCGTTCACCTCCACCCAGGCCGCCGACCGCTTCGGCCTGGGCACCGCGGTCACCGACGGGGCCCTTCAGCGGCTCTCGGCCTCTGGCCGGATCGTCCAGGGCGAGTTCCACCCGGCCGGCATCGGCCAGGAGTGGTGCGACGCCACCGTCCTGCGCCGGTTGCGCCGCCGCTCGCTCGCCGCGCTCCGTCACGAACTGGAACCGGTGCCCCCCGCCGCCCTGGCCATCTTCCTCCCCCAGTGGCAGCACCTCGGTGACAACAGCCTGCGCGGAATCGACGGACTGGCCCGCGCCATCGAGCAGTTGCAGGGCGCCCCCGTTCCCGCGTCCGCGCTGGAGAAGCTCATCCTGCCGAGCCGTGTCCAGGGCTACACCCCCGCGCTCCTGGACGAACTGACGACGACCGGCGAGGTCGTCTGGGCCGGTGCGGGCGCACTCCCCGGCAAGGACGGCTGGCTCTCCCTCTACCTCGCCGACAGCGCACCGCTGCTGCTGCCCCCGCCGCACCCACTCGAACAATCCGCACTGCACGAGTCGGTCCTGACCACGCTCTCCGGCGGATACGGCCTGTTCTTCCGCCAGATCGCCGACCAGGTCCGCGCGACCACCCACCCCGACTGCACCGATCCGCAACTGGCCGACGCGCTCTGGGACCTGACCTGGTCGGGCCGTCTCACCAACGACACCCTCGCCCCGCTGCGCGCACTCCTCGGCTCCGGACGCACGGCAGGGTCCACGGCCCACCGCGCCAGACGCAGCGTGCCCCGCGGCCGGTACGGCTCGCTGACCGCCGCCGCCCGGCCGGCCTCCCGCACCGGCCCACCCACGGTCTCCGGCCGCTGGTCCCTGCTCCCGGCGGCCGAGCCCGAACCGACACACCGGGCGCACGCACTGGCCCGCACCCTCCTGGACCGCCACGGCGTCGTGACGCGCGGCGCGGTGCAGGCCGAAGGCGTCGAGGGCGGCTTCTCCGCGACCTACCGCATCCTCGCCGCCTTCGAGGACAACGGGCAGGCGCGGCGCGGCTATGTCGTCGAGGGCCTCGGAGCGGCCCAGTTCGCGATGGAGGGAGCGGTGGACCGGCTGAGGGCCGCATCCACGGCCCGCGACCGTTCGGACCCCGGCACCGCTCCACGCGCGGTGGTCCTGGCCGCGGCCGATCCTGCCAACGCGTACGGGGCCGCACTGCCCTGGCCCGAACCACCCGACGGCGCGGGACACAAGCCCGGCCGGAAGGCCGGCGCGCTCGTGGTCCTCGTCGACGGCGAACTGACGCTCTACATGGAGCGCGGCGGGAAGACCCTGCTGGCCTGGCCGACCGACCCCGACGACCCGGCGCTCAGGGCCGCGGCCGAGGCTTTGGCCTCCGCCGCGCGGGCGGGAGCGCTCGGCACGGTCACGGTGGAACGCACCAACGGAGCCTCGTCCCTCACCTCGCCCCTGGGCCGCACCCTGGAAGCAGCCGGTTTCCTCGCCACCCCTAGGGGCCTGCGCCTCCGCGCCTGACCCGACCGCCCGCCGGACCCACAACCCGGCCACGTGCGCCCGATGCCCCGCAATGCCCCGCCCCGAACCCGCCCCGAA belongs to Streptomyces finlayi and includes:
- a CDS encoding AraC family transcriptional regulator; translated protein: MAAGAEKEWARYWQYAELPELDLLRARYVRHTFRRHTHEGYVFGTITRGVEDVGLPGGTVHAGPGAVVMINPEVPHTARAGVPEGWVYATLYPSAQVINDIAADMTNLRGTVGFAESSVPDPHAARLITEIHRAAEEGNALAADSLLRVMVARLLGRHGGVLPTSVPHSAGARDAARARTVLQERMAAPPTLETLAVELGTSPFALLRAFKKQYGMPPHTWLTDARVRRARLMLDGGTAPADAAAAVGFTDQPHLNRHFTRIVGVPPGAYQRGRARTYKTGTDTPT
- a CDS encoding Lhr family helicase, which encodes MAGTALDSFSPATRSWFTGAFSAPTAAQEGAWRAIAEGSDVLVVAPTGSGKTLAAFLASLDRLAAVPPPAEAKKRCRVLYVSPLKALAVDVERNLRSPLTGIRQESVRLGLPEPEVRVGIRSGDTPPAERRSMATRPPDILITTPESLFLMLTSSAREALAGVETVILDEVHAVAGTKRGAHLAVSLERLDELLPRPARRIGLSATVRPVDEVARFLSPQRKVEIVQPPSTKQFDLSVVVPVEDLGELGGSPATDGGADQAEKPSIWPHVEERIADLVQSHRSTIVFANSRRLAERLCNRLNEIAYERATGTAFDEHTAPLPEAHSPAEIMAQSGAAKGAPALLARAHHGSVSKEQRAQVEEDLKAGRLPAVVATSSLELGIDMGAVDLVIQVESPPSVASGLQRVGRAGHQVGAVSTGVVFPKYRGDLVQAAVVTERMRVGAIEALRVPSNPLDVLAQQLVAIVALDTWQADDLLALARRAAPFASLPESAFTAVLDMLAGRYPSDAFAELRPRVVWDRVAGTVTGRPGAQRLAVTSGGTIPDRGLFGVFLAGADPKKGGGRVGELDEEMVYESRVGDVFTLGTTSWRIQDITRDRVLVTPAPGVPGRLPFWKGDQLGRPLELGRALGAFLREIGGLSAEDARARLRAAGLDDWAADNILSYLEEQVRACGHVPDDRTILVERFRDELGDWRVVVHSPFGAQVHAPWALALSARLGERYGMDAQVMHADDGIVLRLPDADLMGLDLLDFGPADPSQEPVSGAGERGLGLPDAAFDSEQAPVGAADVVFDKGEIGQLVTDQVGGSALFASRFRECAARALLLPRRSPGKRTPLWQQRQRASQLLQVASEFGSFPIVLEAVRECLQDVFDVPGLTELMGDLEARRIRLVEVTTQEPSPFARSLLFGYVAQFLYEGDSPLAERRAAALSLDSHLLAELLGQAELRELLDPEVLTELEQELQWLTEDRKIKDVEGVADLLRVLGPLTDTELAERGAQPRWAPDLVSARRAIQVRIAGAPHWAAVEDAGRLRDALGTALPVGVPEAFTEPVKDPLGDLLARHARTHGPFTSTQAADRFGLGTAVTDGALQRLSASGRIVQGEFHPAGIGQEWCDATVLRRLRRRSLAALRHELEPVPPAALAIFLPQWQHLGDNSLRGIDGLARAIEQLQGAPVPASALEKLILPSRVQGYTPALLDELTTTGEVVWAGAGALPGKDGWLSLYLADSAPLLLPPPHPLEQSALHESVLTTLSGGYGLFFRQIADQVRATTHPDCTDPQLADALWDLTWSGRLTNDTLAPLRALLGSGRTAGSTAHRARRSVPRGRYGSLTAAARPASRTGPPTVSGRWSLLPAAEPEPTHRAHALARTLLDRHGVVTRGAVQAEGVEGGFSATYRILAAFEDNGQARRGYVVEGLGAAQFAMEGAVDRLRAASTARDRSDPGTAPRAVVLAAADPANAYGAALPWPEPPDGAGHKPGRKAGALVVLVDGELTLYMERGGKTLLAWPTDPDDPALRAAAEALASAARAGALGTVTVERTNGASSLTSPLGRTLEAAGFLATPRGLRLRA